One region of Quercus lobata isolate SW786 chromosome 2, ValleyOak3.0 Primary Assembly, whole genome shotgun sequence genomic DNA includes:
- the LOC115975371 gene encoding reticulon-like protein B1: MAEEHRQHREEEVKVEEKESLLEKIAGTIRGHDDSSSDSEDEKKKEKEKEKEREREKEREREREKEKMNISSPPQSSSSMQNKIYRLFGRERPVHKVFGGGKPADVFLWRNKKISAGVLGGATAMWVLFELLEYHLLTLVCHILILSLAVLFLWSNAAAFINKSRPHIPEFHIPEEPVLQVATALRIEINNAFAFLRDIASGRDLKKFLSAIAGLWVLSIVGNWCNFLTLFYIAFVLLHTLPVLYEKYEDQVDSFAEKAHAEFKKQYAVFDAKVLSKIPRGPLKDKKRD, encoded by the exons ATGGCGGAGGAGCATCGTCAACACCGTGAGGAGGAAGTGAAGGTGGAGGAGAAGGAGTCGCTGTTGGAGAAGATAGCGGGGACGATCCGTGGCCACGATGATTCGTCTTCGGATTCGGAGGAcgagaagaagaaggagaaggagaaggagaaagagagagagagagagaaagagagagagagagagagagagaaggaaaagatgaaTATTAGCTCGCCACCACAATCGTCATCGTCGATGCAGAACAAGATTTACAGGCTCTTTGGGAGGGAAAGGCCGGTTCACAAGGTTTTCGGTGGTGGCAAAC CTGCTGATGTTTTCTTGTGGAGGAACAAGAAGATCTCAGCGGGAGTGCTGGGTGGTGCAACTGCTATGTGGGTTCTGTTTGAATTGCTTGAATACCACCTGTTAACTCTCGTTTGCCACATCTTGATTCTGTCTCTTGCAGTTCTGTTCTTGTGGTCCAACGCAGCTGCATTTATCAACAA GAGTCGTCCACACATTCCAGAATTCCATATCCCAGAGGAGCCTGTTCTTCAGGTTGCCACTGCATTGAGGATTGAGATCAACAATGCTTTTGCTTTTCTGCGGGATATAGCATCCGGAAGAGACCTAAAGAAGTTCCTCTCT GCAATTGCTGGCTTGTGGGTTTTGTCTATTGTGGGGAACTGGTGCAACTTCTTGACCTTGTTCTACATAG CATTTGTTTTGCTACACACACTGCCAGTGCTCTATGAGAAATATGAAGACCAAGTGGACTCATTTGCTGAGAAGGCACATGCTGAGTTCAAGAAGCAGTATGCAGTTTTTGATGCAAAGGTTTTGAGCAAGATTCCTAGAGGACCATTGAAGGATAAGAAGAGGGACTGA